One genomic region from Apodemus sylvaticus chromosome 1, mApoSyl1.1, whole genome shotgun sequence encodes:
- the LOC127678460 gene encoding solute carrier family 22 member 20, whose product MAFTDLLDSLGGVGRFQLVYTALLLLPCGLLACHTFLQNFTAAAPPHHCQHPANYTEPTTNVSGAWLRAAIPLNQHGVPEPCLRYIEPQWDLLKPNTSSHEVATEGCKDGWVYDRSIFPSTIVMEWDLVCEARTLRDLAQSVYMSGVLVGAALFGGLADRLGRKAPLVWSYLQLAVSGAATAYVGSFSTYCVFQFLMGMTFSGIILNSLSLVVEWMPTRGRTVAGILLGFSFTLGQLVLAGVAYLIRPWRWLQFAVSAPFLVFSLYSWWLPESSRWLLLHGKAQQAVQNLRKVAMMNGRKAEGERLTTAVVSSYIQDEFASVRTSNSILDLFRTPAIRKVTCCLMVVWFSNSVAYYGLAMDLQKFGLSIYLVQALFGIIDIPAMLVATTTMIYVGRRATVSSFLLLAGLMVIANMFVPEGLQTLRTVQAALGKGCLASSFICVYLFTGELYPTEIRQMGMGFASVNARLGGLVAPLITALGEISPVLPPVSFGATSVLAGMAVTCFLTETRNVPLVETIAAMERRVKEGHSKRDRAQKNEEISLQQLGASPLKETI is encoded by the exons ATGGCCTTCACAGACCTGCTGGACTCCTTGGGAGGTGTGGGCCGCTTCCAGCTTGTCTATACAgccttgctgctgctgccctgtgGGCTGCTGGCTTGCCACACCTTCCTACAGAACTTCACAGCTGCTGCACCCCCTCACCACTGTCAGCATCCTGCCAACTACACAGAACCTACCACCAATGTCTCAGGAGCCTGGCTAAGGGCCGCCATACCCCTGAACCAGCACGGGGTCCCTGAACCCTGCCTGCGCTACATAGAGCCTCAGTGGGATCTTCTGAAACCCAACACCTCCTCCCACGAAGTGGCCACAGAGGGCTGCAAGGACGGTTGGGTCTATGACCGAAGCATTTTCCCATCTACCATTGtgatggag TGGGACCTGGTGTGTGAGGCCCGTACCCTACGTGACCTGGCTCAATCTGTCTACATGTCTGGGGTGCTGGTGGGAGCCGCCTTGTTTGGTGGTCTTGCCGACAG GTTGGGTCGCAAGGCCCCACTGGTCTGGTCGTACCTGCAGCTGGCAGTTTCGGGGGCTGCCACAGCATATGTGGGCTCCTTCAGTACCTACTGCGTTTTCCAGTTCCTGATGGGCATGACCTTCTCTGGCATCATCCTCAACTCCCTCTCCCTGG TTGTAGAATGGATGCCAACCAGGGGCCGGACGGTGGCGGGCATCTTGCTGGGTTTCTCCTTCACCTTGGGCCAGCTCGTCCTGGCTGGCGTGGCGTACCTGATCAGGCCCTGGCGGTGGCTGCAGTTTGCCGTGTCTGCTCCTTTCCTCGTCTTTTCCCTCTATTCTTG GTGGCTTCCAGAGTCATCCCGATGGCTCCTCCTTCATGGCAAGGCCCAGCAGGCTGTGCAGAACCTTCGGAAGGTGGCCATGATGAACGGCAGAAAGGCGGAAGGGGAGAGGCTGACTACAGCG GTGGTGAGCTCCTACATCCAGGACGAGTTTGCAAGTGTCCGCACCTCCAACTCCATCTTGGACCTCTTCAGAACCCCTGCCATCAGAAAGGTCACCTGTTGTCTCATGGTGGTCTG GTTCTCTAACTCTGTGGCCTACTATGGCCTGGCCATGGACCTGCAGAAATTTGGGCTCAGCATCTACCTGGTGCAGGCTCTGTTTGGGATCATTGACATCCCAGCCATGCTGGTCGCCACCACCACGATGATTTATGTGGGACGACGGGCCACAGTGTCATCCTTCCTCTTGCTGGCTGGGCTCATGGTCATTGCTAACATGTTTGTTCCAGAGG GTCTGCAGACCTTGCGGACAGTACAGGCAGCGCTGGGCAAAGGCTGCCTGGCCAGCTCCTTCATCTGTGTTTATCTGTTCACAGGAGAACTCTATCCCACAGAGATCAG GCAGATGGGGATGGGCTTTGCCTCTGTCAACGCCCGCCTTGGAGGCTTGGTGGCACCCCTGATCACTGCACTTGGTGAGATCAGTCCAGTTCTGCCACCTGTATCCTTTGGTGCCACTTCAGTCTTGGCTGGAATGGCTGTcacctgcttcctgactgagacCCGCAATGTGCCACTGGTGGAAACTATTGCTGCAATGGAGAGACG AGTCAAAGAAGGCCACTCCAAAAGAGACAGGGCacagaagaatgaagaaatttCTCTTCAGCAGCTGGGAGCTTCTCCCCTCAAAGAAACCATTTAA